In Stenotrophomonas sp. 610A2, one DNA window encodes the following:
- the proB gene encoding glutamate 5-kinase — protein sequence MIQTSFSPFTEQALPQWRRAVLKVGSSLLAADGGGLTPRFALGLAQFVSANVLAGREVVIVSSGAVAAGRAIVPKAAEAGAAMAARQALAALGQAQLIGLWQRFFERPVAQVLLTHDDLRNRRRYLNARATLNELLALGALPVINENDTVSVDELKLGDNDNLAAIVAALVDADALFIATDIDGLYTADPRSNPDALPINEVTELTPEILAMAGGSGSAVGTGGMHTKLQAAAKAGAAGIDTYLFNGRSGDVVRGLAQGRLHGTRLHAGQSRIAARKYWLKHAPLEPGAILVDAGAARALRDKGASLLPGGVVGAEGEFRRGDMVEVRLFDPQRQQRVARGVSQYSAVDIRRISQHHTSEIESILGYNYGDNVVHRDDLVLL from the coding sequence ATGATTCAGACTTCGTTCTCACCGTTCACCGAGCAGGCTTTACCGCAGTGGCGTCGCGCCGTCCTCAAGGTCGGCAGCAGCCTGCTGGCTGCCGATGGCGGCGGCTTGACCCCGCGTTTCGCACTCGGTCTGGCGCAGTTCGTATCGGCCAATGTACTGGCCGGGCGCGAAGTGGTGATCGTTTCTTCCGGAGCAGTTGCCGCTGGCCGTGCGATAGTCCCGAAGGCAGCCGAAGCCGGTGCAGCCATGGCCGCACGGCAAGCCTTGGCCGCCCTCGGCCAGGCGCAGCTGATCGGGCTGTGGCAGCGCTTCTTCGAACGCCCGGTTGCGCAGGTGCTGCTTACCCATGACGACCTGCGTAACCGCCGTCGCTACCTCAATGCGCGGGCAACGCTCAATGAGCTGTTGGCACTCGGCGCGCTGCCGGTCATCAACGAGAACGACACGGTGTCCGTCGACGAACTCAAGCTCGGCGACAACGACAACCTCGCCGCCATCGTCGCCGCCTTGGTCGATGCTGATGCCTTGTTCATCGCTACCGACATCGATGGCCTGTACACCGCTGACCCGCGTAGCAATCCCGATGCGCTGCCGATCAACGAAGTCACCGAGCTGACCCCGGAAATCCTCGCCATGGCCGGCGGCAGCGGCAGCGCGGTGGGTACTGGTGGCATGCACACCAAGCTGCAGGCTGCCGCCAAAGCCGGTGCCGCGGGTATCGATACCTATCTATTCAATGGCCGTAGCGGCGATGTGGTCCGCGGTCTGGCGCAGGGCCGGTTGCATGGCACGCGCCTGCATGCCGGGCAGTCACGCATCGCCGCACGCAAGTATTGGCTGAAGCACGCGCCACTGGAGCCGGGCGCGATCCTGGTCGATGCCGGCGCTGCCCGTGCGCTGCGCGACAAGGGTGCCTCACTGCTGCCCGGTGGCGTGGTAGGGGCGGAAGGCGAGTTCCGCCGTGGCGATATGGTGGAAGTGCGCCTGTTCGATCCGCAGAGGCAGCAGCGCGTGGCACGCGGCGTCAGCCAGTACTCTGCCGTCGATATCCGCCGCATCAGCCAGCATCACACCAGCGAGATCGAATCCATCCTTGGTTACAACTACGGCGACAACGTGGTCCATCGCGATGACCTGGTGTTGCTGTGA
- a CDS encoding YciI family protein, whose protein sequence is MKLYLVLAMRKPSFDDAVIAPHKAFLDALSADDQLHLTGGFSDGTGGAYVLKNVDTLDAAKAIVATDPLAIHGSSELTIHEWNTR, encoded by the coding sequence ATGAAGCTCTATCTGGTACTGGCAATGCGCAAGCCGTCGTTCGACGACGCGGTGATCGCCCCACACAAGGCCTTCCTCGATGCGCTCAGCGCCGACGATCAGCTGCACCTGACCGGCGGATTCAGCGACGGCACCGGCGGCGCCTACGTGCTGAAGAACGTCGACACCCTCGACGCCGCCAAGGCCATCGTCGCGACCGACCCCTTGGCCATCCATGGCAGCTCAGAGCTGACCATCCACGAGTGGAATACGCGCTGA
- a CDS encoding glutamate-5-semialdehyde dehydrogenase: protein MSDIRTLALQCRDAAQQLGLLSSSARSALLNSMANALETDAGSILAANARDLQAAREKGVGSAMLDRLALNPERLRGVADALREVAALPDPVGEVTRDYDRPNGIRVQKVRVPLGVIAMIYEARPNVTADAAALCIKAGNGVILRGGSEAIHSNTAIAASLKRALREAGLPDAALTLVEDLRRETMLELLQLNDIIDLAIPRGGEGLIRFVAEHARVPVIKHYKGVCHLYVDDSADLQLAVDLLIDGKASRPAACNSLETLLVHEAIAPQFLPMAAAALRERGVELRGDTATQMLVADTVPATEDDYAAEYLDLILAIRVVPDLAAAIAHIQTYTSDHTEVIATGNPAHGEAFVRALRSAVVMVNASSRFSDGGELGLGAEIGISTTRLHSYGPMGLEALTVERFVVRGEGQVRHPLK, encoded by the coding sequence ATGAGTGATATCCGCACCCTGGCATTGCAGTGCCGCGATGCCGCGCAGCAATTGGGCCTGCTTTCCAGCTCTGCCCGCAGCGCGCTGCTGAACTCGATGGCCAACGCACTGGAAACCGATGCGGGCAGCATCCTCGCCGCAAATGCGCGCGATCTGCAGGCTGCACGCGAGAAGGGCGTGGGTTCGGCAATGCTGGATCGCCTGGCGTTGAATCCGGAGCGCCTGCGCGGCGTCGCCGATGCATTGCGGGAAGTCGCCGCCTTGCCGGATCCGGTGGGCGAGGTTACCCGCGACTACGACCGTCCCAATGGCATCCGTGTGCAGAAGGTGCGTGTGCCGCTGGGCGTTATCGCGATGATCTATGAGGCGCGGCCGAACGTGACCGCCGATGCTGCCGCGCTGTGCATCAAGGCTGGCAATGGCGTGATCCTGCGCGGCGGCTCCGAGGCCATCCATTCCAATACGGCGATTGCCGCCAGCCTCAAGCGTGCTCTGCGCGAGGCAGGCCTGCCGGATGCGGCGCTTACGCTGGTCGAAGACCTGCGCCGCGAGACCATGCTGGAGCTGCTGCAGCTCAACGACATCATCGATCTGGCAATTCCCCGTGGCGGTGAAGGCCTGATCCGATTCGTCGCCGAGCATGCGCGCGTGCCGGTGATCAAGCACTACAAGGGCGTCTGCCATCTGTATGTCGATGACAGCGCGGACCTGCAGTTGGCGGTGGATCTGCTTATCGACGGCAAGGCTTCACGACCAGCCGCCTGCAACTCGCTGGAGACTTTGCTGGTGCACGAGGCGATCGCGCCACAATTCCTGCCGATGGCGGCGGCTGCGCTGCGTGAGCGTGGCGTCGAGCTGCGTGGTGATACGGCGACGCAGATGCTGGTGGCGGACACCGTGCCGGCGACGGAAGATGACTACGCCGCGGAGTACCTCGATCTGATCCTCGCAATCCGTGTGGTGCCGGACTTGGCTGCGGCCATTGCGCATATCCAGACCTATACCTCCGATCACACCGAAGTCATTGCCACTGGAAACCCAGCGCATGGCGAAGCCTTCGTGCGTGCGTTGCGTTCAGCAGTGGTGATGGTCAATGCCTCCTCGCGTTTCTCCGATGGCGGTGAGCTGGGCCTGGGTGCGGAAATCGGCATTTCCACCACGCGCCTGCATTCCTATGGCCCGATGGGCTTGGAAGCGTTGACGGTGGAGCGCTTCGTGGTGCGAGGCGAAGGCCAGGTAAGGCATCCGTTGAAGTAA